Proteins encoded within one genomic window of Chitinophaga parva:
- a CDS encoding translocation/assembly module TamB domain-containing protein, whose product MAETTLQEPKRRHRWWRWVLWIFAFILILPVIAVLVLQLDSVQDFLRRKGQDYLQHKLQTKVTIGYVHARGWDYLELRNVYVGDRANQPLFYTASLKVHYNLLSLLNKELRINKVEWDSLRINVYRHARDTAFNYQFAVDAFSSPSPTVDTTTGGTSITFHVRDVNLTHATLNMMDEAGGLNAQAQWDTLYINPDDLLLNDGLYTFRDITVAGLGGQFKQAYLPKTITSAAPPPSPRDSATERTTPFHLIVKNFKVRNSAFAYGDEGSGVGADFALRSFRAADVNFDKDAAKILLGTITLDSAKGNVVLDIPKDTVVAKTPAAAAPTVNWHVTVSEAGITRTALKYDNGHPIEVKTGGDPNYNHLDLSGFNTRVTDIHYSADTIAAVLHQLSVQDKTGFTIRKATMDMLFTPTQLRLRDLWLQTNQSLLRKYIAVTVPSWSTISQQMNRLQLEALLDSSHIALGEWLPFVPDARKNKYMQPLFRKQLDLHAVLKGNMEHLVIDNLYAADNDGNVIKTAGSADHVTDAKNIAAALPMLYVQTGNKAIRSWLPPHTMPDSIRLPENMIITGNFFGGLEDLKTKLDVRSDIANASIHAHLVHIMDSIRAVYDVQIPHFHVNPGVMIYSPEIGWIDGNLFASGQGYVMSRMQAKAGLHVIDATYNKYTYHDVSLTGDVDNGAFNMQGQSNDTAMLLDFTGSGQLSDSALDALKASMHLLHADFYTTHLYHDTLLLKGNLDADFSSLHPDRIIGNAYLTGWQLGLHNVIYPIDTVLLTAGYTDMQHVNLDGPFGYFHTWGHADYREFGKLGIMVQRPVMPADTASKFVAPTGQLIGWDAALSIPRSLQPLVPGINIPTPVQFSGHLNSDSSLLDARLYVPTIRYDSLVADSLQLTAHEVDSTLDAKVTLASLQSKFTPLYHTEIDAHANGGIIDWRLLLDDMAQKPRYDVAGQVRLLPDSVTEISLKPNMLLNRLRWQVDENNMVRLKNSQPDSINLKLNQGAQSIAVVTQHEADANVPALDATIKDFQLATLTGMASKDTLLAAGTLNAAAHISQWDLSPKVHAKLKVDSLAVLNTAVGTLNATVETEQANQYKLDATIQGNENDVKLAGTYDSTINATLDINNLSMKSIQPFTMGNVSNMKGSARGHFDITGTAAAPKILGQVHFDNAGGTIVYTGTPLTLPDEDIVIDENGILFNKLVVQDSTQNELVVDGRINTKNFQQYRFNLTVDASDFMILGKQQNPDQPYYGPAYIDTHVRLRGDMNLPRVDMSMKLLDKSQVNITLPASEVSASNREGVIVFVDKDNPIDSSLARGKDTTARAGFKGVAFNGTIEIDPKAAIKIVIDPQNGDYVTAKGTASLNTSMDPSNALGVTGRYEISEGKYEMSLNQLIKRSFDIQKGSYINFNGDPMNADLDITAKYTVNTSAINILEDQIGGATGAARNQYLQKLPIEVYMEIKGNLKQPEITFRLDMPAKDQGAFNGMVYARLKQINTVESDLNKQVMALLVLNTFLADDPLSSLDNGGGGVDQMARQSASKLISQQLNNFAGNLIKGIDLNFDLQSSQDYTTGQAQDNTMLNVSASKQLFNDRLKVTAGSNVMLEGSNQAASSLIGDISVEYQITKDGRYRIRVYQTNLNDVTIQGQVIETGVAFVLVVDYDHFREIFQRAAKEKEAKRLRQQQQADKKLIDKQAQQPPPPPPAKQ is encoded by the coding sequence GTGGCAGAAACAACTTTACAGGAACCAAAACGCCGCCACCGCTGGTGGAGATGGGTTTTGTGGATCTTCGCCTTTATTCTCATCCTGCCGGTCATAGCGGTACTGGTGCTGCAGCTGGATAGCGTGCAGGATTTCCTGCGCCGGAAAGGACAGGACTACCTGCAGCACAAGCTGCAAACCAAGGTCACCATCGGTTATGTGCATGCCCGCGGCTGGGACTACCTGGAGCTGCGCAATGTATACGTGGGCGACCGGGCCAACCAGCCCCTGTTTTACACCGCCTCCCTCAAAGTGCATTACAACCTGCTTTCCCTGCTCAACAAAGAGTTGCGCATCAATAAAGTGGAGTGGGACAGCCTCCGCATCAATGTGTACCGCCACGCCCGGGATACCGCCTTCAACTACCAGTTTGCCGTAGACGCATTCTCCAGCCCCAGTCCTACCGTGGACACCACGACCGGCGGCACGTCCATCACCTTTCACGTGCGCGATGTAAATCTTACCCATGCCACGCTGAACATGATGGACGAAGCAGGCGGGCTGAATGCGCAGGCCCAGTGGGACACGCTTTACATCAACCCGGATGACCTGCTGCTCAACGATGGCCTCTACACCTTCCGTGATATTACCGTGGCCGGCCTGGGCGGCCAGTTTAAACAGGCTTACCTGCCCAAAACCATTACCAGTGCCGCTCCGCCACCATCACCGCGGGATAGTGCCACCGAAAGAACTACACCCTTCCACCTGATCGTAAAGAACTTTAAGGTGCGCAACAGCGCCTTTGCCTACGGTGATGAAGGCAGCGGCGTGGGGGCGGACTTTGCCCTGCGCAGCTTCCGCGCGGCCGATGTCAACTTTGATAAAGACGCCGCTAAAATCCTCCTGGGCACTATCACGCTGGACAGTGCCAAGGGCAACGTAGTGCTGGACATCCCGAAAGATACGGTGGTGGCCAAAACACCCGCCGCCGCTGCACCTACGGTGAACTGGCATGTTACCGTGTCTGAAGCCGGCATTACCCGTACCGCCCTCAAATATGATAACGGACATCCCATTGAAGTGAAGACAGGCGGAGACCCTAATTACAATCACCTGGACCTGTCTGGATTCAACACCAGGGTTACCGATATTCATTACAGCGCAGACACCATTGCAGCGGTGCTACACCAGCTTTCCGTGCAGGACAAGACCGGCTTCACTATCCGCAAAGCCACCATGGATATGCTTTTCACGCCTACACAACTGCGCCTGCGGGATCTCTGGCTGCAAACCAATCAATCCCTGCTGCGCAAGTATATTGCCGTAACCGTGCCTTCGTGGTCTACCATCAGCCAGCAAATGAACCGGCTGCAACTGGAAGCCCTCCTGGATTCCAGCCACATAGCGCTGGGAGAGTGGCTGCCCTTTGTACCGGATGCCCGTAAGAACAAATACATGCAGCCCCTCTTCCGCAAGCAGCTGGACCTGCACGCGGTGCTGAAGGGCAATATGGAGCACCTGGTGATCGATAATTTATATGCTGCGGATAACGATGGCAATGTGATCAAAACTGCCGGCAGCGCAGACCATGTTACGGATGCGAAAAATATTGCCGCTGCCCTGCCCATGCTGTATGTGCAGACCGGCAATAAGGCCATCCGCAGCTGGTTGCCACCCCACACAATGCCAGACTCCATCCGCCTGCCGGAGAACATGATCATCACCGGTAATTTCTTTGGCGGCCTGGAAGACCTGAAGACTAAACTGGATGTGCGGAGCGATATCGCAAACGCATCCATCCATGCACACCTAGTGCACATCATGGATTCCATCCGCGCGGTGTACGATGTACAAATACCGCACTTCCATGTAAACCCGGGAGTGATGATCTACAGCCCGGAAATAGGCTGGATAGACGGGAACCTTTTTGCTTCCGGCCAGGGCTACGTGATGAGCCGCATGCAGGCAAAAGCGGGCCTCCATGTCATTGACGCCACTTATAATAAATACACTTACCACGACGTGTCATTGACTGGAGATGTGGATAACGGTGCGTTCAATATGCAGGGCCAGAGCAATGACACGGCCATGCTGCTGGACTTTACCGGCTCCGGCCAGCTTTCAGACTCCGCGCTCGATGCATTGAAAGCCTCCATGCACCTCCTGCATGCAGACTTTTATACCACCCATCTTTACCACGATACCCTGCTGCTCAAAGGCAACCTGGACGCGGATTTCAGCAGCCTGCACCCAGACCGCATCATTGGCAATGCTTACCTCACCGGCTGGCAGCTGGGCCTCCACAACGTGATCTATCCCATAGACACCGTGTTGCTCACCGCCGGTTATACAGACATGCAGCACGTAAACCTGGATGGGCCTTTCGGATATTTCCATACCTGGGGGCATGCAGACTACCGCGAATTTGGAAAACTGGGCATCATGGTACAGCGGCCCGTTATGCCTGCAGATACCGCCAGCAAATTTGTGGCACCCACTGGCCAGTTGATAGGCTGGGACGCTGCCCTGAGCATTCCCCGGAGCTTGCAGCCGCTGGTTCCCGGCATCAACATCCCCACACCGGTGCAGTTCTCCGGCCATCTCAATTCAGACAGCTCCCTGCTGGATGCCCGCCTGTACGTGCCCACCATCCGTTATGACTCACTGGTGGCAGACAGCCTGCAACTTACCGCGCACGAAGTGGATAGTACCCTGGATGCAAAAGTGACCCTGGCCAGCCTGCAAAGCAAATTCACCCCTCTTTATCATACGGAAATAGATGCCCATGCAAATGGTGGTATCATAGACTGGCGGCTGCTCCTGGACGATATGGCCCAAAAGCCCCGCTACGATGTGGCCGGCCAGGTGCGCCTGCTACCGGACAGTGTAACCGAGATCTCCCTGAAGCCCAATATGCTGCTGAACCGACTGCGCTGGCAGGTGGATGAAAATAACATGGTGCGCCTGAAAAACAGCCAGCCGGATAGCATCAACCTGAAACTGAACCAGGGCGCGCAATCCATTGCCGTGGTAACCCAGCACGAAGCCGATGCCAACGTACCCGCGCTGGACGCCACTATCAAGGATTTCCAGCTGGCCACCCTTACCGGTATGGCTTCTAAGGACACGCTGCTGGCCGCCGGCACCCTCAATGCGGCTGCCCACATCAGCCAATGGGACCTTTCGCCCAAAGTGCATGCAAAACTGAAAGTAGACAGCCTGGCTGTGCTCAATACGGCCGTGGGCACCCTCAATGCCACCGTGGAAACAGAACAGGCCAACCAATATAAACTGGACGCCACCATCCAGGGCAACGAAAATGATGTGAAACTGGCCGGAACTTACGACAGTACGATCAATGCCACCCTGGACATCAACAACCTGTCCATGAAGAGCATACAGCCCTTTACCATGGGCAACGTAAGCAACATGAAAGGCAGCGCCCGCGGGCACTTCGACATTACCGGCACCGCCGCGGCGCCGAAGATCCTGGGCCAGGTCCATTTTGACAATGCAGGCGGCACCATCGTATACACCGGCACCCCGCTTACCCTTCCGGATGAAGACATTGTGATCGACGAAAACGGCATTCTCTTTAACAAGCTGGTGGTGCAGGATAGTACCCAAAATGAACTGGTGGTGGATGGGCGCATCAACACTAAAAACTTCCAGCAATACCGTTTTAACCTCACGGTGGATGCGAGTGACTTCATGATCCTGGGCAAGCAGCAAAACCCCGACCAGCCTTACTATGGCCCTGCTTATATAGATACCCACGTACGCCTGCGCGGGGACATGAACCTGCCCAGGGTAGACATGAGCATGAAGCTGCTGGATAAATCGCAGGTGAATATTACCCTGCCGGCCAGTGAGGTTTCTGCCAGCAACCGGGAAGGCGTGATCGTGTTTGTGGATAAAGACAACCCCATTGACTCTTCCCTCGCCCGCGGCAAGGACACCACAGCACGCGCCGGCTTCAAAGGCGTGGCTTTTAACGGTACCATTGAAATAGATCCCAAGGCTGCCATCAAGATCGTGATAGACCCGCAGAATGGTGACTATGTTACTGCTAAAGGCACTGCCTCGCTCAATACCAGCATGGATCCCAGCAACGCGCTCGGTGTTACCGGCCGTTATGAGATCTCGGAGGGCAAATATGAAATGTCACTCAACCAGCTGATCAAACGCTCTTTTGATATCCAGAAAGGCAGCTACATCAACTTCAATGGTGACCCGATGAATGCAGACCTGGACATCACGGCAAAATACACGGTGAATACGTCTGCCATCAATATCCTGGAAGACCAGATAGGCGGAGCCACCGGCGCGGCGCGCAACCAGTACCTGCAAAAGCTGCCCATTGAAGTGTACATGGAGATCAAGGGCAACCTGAAACAGCCGGAGATCACCTTCCGCCTGGACATGCCGGCTAAAGACCAGGGCGCGTTCAACGGTATGGTGTACGCCCGTTTAAAACAGATCAACACCGTGGAATCTGACCTGAACAAACAGGTGATGGCACTGTTGGTGTTGAACACCTTCCTGGCAGATGACCCGCTTTCCTCCCTGGACAACGGCGGCGGCGGAGTAGATCAGATGGCCCGCCAGAGCGCCAGCAAGCTCATTTCCCAGCAGCTCAACAACTTTGCAGGCAATCTTATTAAAGGCATAGATCTCAACTTTGATCTCCAAAGCTCACAGGACTACACCACCGGTCAGGCCCAGGACAATACCATGCTGAACGTAAGCGCTTCCAAACAGCTCTTCAATGACCGCCTGAAAGTAACGGCCGGCTCTAACGTAATGCTGGAAGGCAGTAACCAGGCCGCAAGCTCCCTCATTGGAGATATTTCCGTAGAATACCAGATCACCAAGGATGGCCGCTACCGCATCCGCGTGTACCAGACCAACCTGAATGATGTGACCATCCAGGGCCAGGTGATTGAAACAGGTGTAGCATTTGTACTGGTGGTGGATTATGATCACTTCCGGGAAATATTCCAGCGTGCAGCCAAGGAAAAAGAAGCCAAACGCCTGCGCCAGCAACAGCAAGCAGATAAAAAACTGATAGACAAACAGGCGCAGCAACCGCCGCCACCACCGCCGGCCAAGCAATAG
- a CDS encoding glutamate synthase subunit beta produces the protein MGKPTGFLEFTRELPGKTSPEERIKNYNEFQKRYDAPALNHQAARCMNCGVPFCHSGCPLGNVIPEFNDAVYRNDWQEAYDILTSTNNFPEFTGRICPAPCESACVLGINQPPVTIEEIEKHIIEIAFDKGLVHAKTPRVRTGKKIAVVGSGPAGLAAAAQLNYAGHNVTVFERDDAPGGLLRYGIPDFKLEKWVIDRRVTLLEEEGVVFQCNTNIGVDLSVNDLLREYHAIVLAGGSTIPRDLNIPGRELKGVHFAMDFLKQQNKRVADRPVQGEDILTTGKNVVVIGGGDTGSDCVGTSNRQGAISVTQLELLPKPPESRTQYMPWPTYPMILKTSSSHEEGANRHWAIATKAFLGDGKGNLKALQLVDLEWKHTGDGRPASFVEVAGSEREIPCERAFLAMGFLHPQHQGMIDDLGVERDDRGNVKATEKAYQTSIPKVFAAGDMRRGQSLVVWAISEGRECARKVDEFLMGNSQLESKDASLQAMAI, from the coding sequence ATGGGTAAACCAACTGGATTCCTGGAGTTTACAAGAGAGCTGCCAGGTAAGACAAGCCCGGAGGAGCGCATCAAAAATTATAACGAGTTCCAGAAGCGCTACGACGCGCCGGCCCTGAATCACCAGGCGGCCCGTTGTATGAACTGCGGCGTTCCTTTCTGCCACAGCGGATGCCCGCTCGGTAACGTGATCCCGGAGTTCAATGACGCCGTGTACCGCAATGACTGGCAGGAAGCATATGATATCCTGACCTCTACCAATAATTTCCCGGAATTTACCGGCCGCATTTGCCCGGCCCCCTGCGAGAGTGCGTGCGTGCTGGGTATTAACCAGCCGCCGGTGACCATCGAGGAAATTGAAAAGCACATCATCGAGATCGCTTTTGATAAAGGCCTGGTGCACGCCAAAACACCGCGGGTGCGCACCGGTAAAAAAATTGCAGTGGTAGGTTCCGGCCCCGCGGGCCTGGCCGCCGCCGCACAGCTCAACTATGCCGGCCATAACGTTACCGTGTTTGAGCGCGACGACGCGCCTGGTGGCCTGCTGCGCTACGGCATCCCCGACTTCAAGCTGGAGAAATGGGTGATAGACCGCCGTGTAACCCTCCTGGAAGAAGAGGGCGTGGTGTTCCAGTGCAATACCAACATTGGCGTGGACCTGTCGGTGAATGACCTGCTGCGTGAGTACCATGCAATTGTGCTTGCAGGCGGTTCCACCATTCCCCGCGACCTGAATATTCCCGGCCGTGAGCTGAAGGGGGTGCATTTTGCCATGGACTTCCTGAAGCAGCAGAACAAACGTGTGGCCGACCGCCCCGTGCAGGGGGAGGACATCCTCACCACCGGCAAGAACGTAGTAGTGATAGGCGGTGGCGATACCGGCTCCGACTGTGTAGGCACCTCCAACCGCCAGGGCGCCATCAGCGTTACCCAGCTGGAACTGCTGCCCAAACCGCCGGAAAGCCGTACCCAGTACATGCCCTGGCCCACATACCCGATGATCCTGAAAACGTCGTCCTCCCACGAGGAAGGCGCTAACCGTCACTGGGCTATTGCCACCAAAGCCTTCCTGGGCGATGGAAAAGGCAACCTGAAAGCCCTGCAGCTGGTAGACCTGGAGTGGAAACACACGGGCGATGGCCGCCCGGCCAGCTTCGTGGAAGTAGCCGGCTCTGAGCGCGAGATCCCCTGTGAACGGGCATTCCTGGCTATGGGCTTCCTGCATCCGCAGCACCAGGGTATGATAGACGACCTGGGTGTGGAACGCGATGACCGCGGCAACGTAAAAGCCACGGAAAAAGCCTACCAGACCTCTATTCCCAAGGTATTTGCCGCCGGCGATATGCGCCGTGGTCAAAGCCTGGTGGTATGGGCTATCAGCGAAGGCCGCGAATGCGCCCGCAAGGTAGATGAGTTCCTCATGGGCAACTCCCAGCTGGAAAGCAAGGATGCTTCCCTGCAGGCCATGGCCATCTAA
- the gltB gene encoding glutamate synthase large subunit, producing the protein MQEVSQGLYRPEFEHDACGTGFTAHIKGRKSHQIVRDALTMLENMEHRGACGCELTTGDGAGILIQMPHEFLYDECLKIGIRLPEFGKYGVGMVFFPKEPRWREECREILARAAEKLGLEILGYRKVPVRPDGIGESALAVEPEIEQVFIASPYHISSPEAFERKLFVLRNYVSKTVRNAIPGDKASFYIASLSYKTIVYKGQLTTYQVRHYYPDLSDEKLVSAFALIHSRFATNTFPSWKLAHPYRYIAHNGEINTLKGNLNWLRSGERDFVTQYFTPEELEMVLPIVAEGQSDSASLDNVIELLTLCGRSLPHVMMMLIPEAWDGNESMDPQKKAFYEYHASLMEPWDGPASISFTDGKIIGATLDRNGLRPSRFVVTKDDRVIMASEAGVLPIDPKNVKEKGRLQPGKMFIVDMNEGRIIGDEELKNQITSQKPYGEWINKYQIRLEELPEPRVTFSHLSHEQIFKYQRAFGYSTEDLDTIIAPMSLDGKEPVGSMGTDTPLAVLSDQPQHLSSYFKQLFAQVTNPPIDPIRERLVMSLATFVGNNGNLLDEDPLHCHSVALRHPILTNHELEKIRSIDTGIFQAKTLHTYFKADGKPGSLEKGLARLCRYAIDAVEDGFEVIILSDRAIDSEHAAIPSLLAASAVHHHLIRKGYRGQVGLIVEAGDVWEVHHFACLLGFGVTAINPYLAISTIRDMKLSGKLATDLDVDTLKKNYIKAVCDGLLKVFSKMGISTLQSYQGAQIFEILGINQSVVDKYFNGAVSRIQGIGLDEIARETLAKHWVGYGRKESPVQRLQVGGVYQWKRKGEFHLFNPTTIHLLQYATSQGDYATFKKFSRSVNDQDERACTLRSLLAFKRTRPSVSIDEVEPASAILKRFASGAMSFGSISHEAHSTLAVAMNRIGAKSNTGEGGEDEIRYQELENGDSMRSAIKQVASARFGVTSYYLTNADELQIKMAQGAKPGEGGQLPGHKVDDWIAKVRHSTPGVGLISPPPHHDIYSIEDLAQLIYDLKNANRAARISVKLVSKAGVGTIAAGVAKAHADVILVSGFDGGTGASPISSIKHAGLPWELGLAETHQTLVRNKLRGRVIVQSDGQLRTGRDIAIATLLGAEEWGIATAALVVEGCIMMRKCHVNTCPVGIATQDPELRRRFKGDPDHVVNYFKFIVEEFREIMAELGFRTVNEMVGQVESLQMREGISHWKFKHLDLSPVLYREPSAPGVALYKQEEQDHGISEVLDWQLLKLAKPAIEKGTRVFQSFPVRNTDRTIGTILSNEISKKYKSEGLPEDTLHFRFTGSAGQSFGAFNTRGVTLELEGEANDYFGKGLSGAKLILYPPAEAAYKAEENIIAGNVALYGATSGEAYIRGKAGERFCVRNSGATVVVEGVGDHGCEYMTGGRTVILGETGRNFGAGMSGGIAYVYDLKQTFAARCNKDMIDLDPLDEQDVTALHDLITKHHAYTNSAVARFILKDWDNQLRHFVKVFPKEYKAVLKAGEKKLTVKG; encoded by the coding sequence ATGCAGGAAGTGAGTCAAGGGCTTTACCGCCCAGAGTTTGAACATGACGCTTGTGGTACCGGTTTTACAGCCCATATCAAGGGCCGTAAATCGCACCAGATCGTACGCGATGCACTGACCATGTTGGAAAACATGGAGCACCGCGGCGCTTGCGGATGCGAACTTACCACCGGCGACGGCGCCGGTATCCTTATCCAGATGCCGCATGAATTTCTTTACGACGAATGTCTGAAGATCGGCATCCGCCTGCCGGAATTTGGCAAATACGGCGTAGGCATGGTATTTTTCCCGAAAGAGCCCCGCTGGCGCGAAGAGTGCCGCGAGATCCTCGCACGGGCGGCGGAAAAACTCGGACTCGAAATTTTAGGCTACCGCAAAGTACCGGTACGCCCTGATGGTATCGGTGAATCTGCCCTGGCCGTGGAGCCCGAGATCGAACAGGTATTTATTGCCTCCCCCTACCACATCAGCAGTCCTGAAGCGTTTGAACGCAAACTCTTCGTACTGCGCAACTATGTATCTAAAACAGTACGCAACGCCATCCCCGGCGATAAGGCATCTTTTTATATTGCCTCCCTGTCTTATAAAACTATTGTGTACAAAGGCCAGCTCACCACTTACCAGGTGCGCCATTACTACCCTGATCTCAGCGATGAGAAACTGGTATCTGCCTTTGCACTGATCCACAGCCGCTTTGCTACCAATACCTTCCCCAGCTGGAAGCTGGCCCACCCTTACCGCTACATTGCGCACAATGGTGAGATCAATACGCTGAAAGGTAACCTGAACTGGCTGCGCTCCGGCGAACGTGATTTCGTGACCCAGTACTTCACCCCTGAAGAACTGGAAATGGTGCTCCCCATCGTGGCGGAAGGCCAGTCTGACTCCGCATCGCTCGATAACGTGATTGAGCTGCTTACCCTCTGCGGCCGCTCCCTGCCCCATGTAATGATGATGCTTATCCCCGAGGCCTGGGATGGCAACGAAAGTATGGACCCACAGAAGAAAGCATTTTACGAATACCACGCTTCCCTGATGGAACCCTGGGACGGTCCCGCTTCCATTTCCTTCACGGATGGCAAGATCATTGGCGCCACGCTGGACCGCAACGGTCTGCGTCCCAGCCGCTTTGTAGTGACCAAGGATGATCGCGTGATCATGGCTTCTGAAGCCGGCGTACTGCCCATTGATCCCAAGAACGTAAAGGAAAAAGGCCGCCTGCAGCCAGGCAAAATGTTCATCGTGGACATGAACGAAGGCCGCATCATTGGCGACGAAGAGCTGAAAAACCAGATCACTTCCCAGAAGCCTTATGGCGAGTGGATCAATAAATACCAGATCCGCCTGGAAGAGCTGCCTGAGCCCCGCGTTACTTTTTCCCATCTCTCGCACGAACAGATCTTTAAATACCAGCGCGCTTTCGGTTATTCCACCGAAGACCTGGATACCATCATTGCCCCCATGTCACTGGACGGCAAGGAGCCGGTAGGTTCCATGGGTACGGACACCCCGCTGGCCGTGCTGAGTGATCAGCCCCAGCACCTGAGCAGCTACTTCAAGCAGCTGTTTGCCCAGGTGACCAACCCGCCCATTGATCCCATCCGTGAACGCCTGGTCATGTCACTGGCCACCTTCGTGGGCAACAACGGCAACCTGCTGGATGAAGATCCGCTGCACTGCCACAGCGTGGCGCTGCGCCATCCCATCCTCACCAACCATGAGCTGGAAAAGATCCGCAGCATTGACACGGGTATCTTCCAGGCAAAAACGCTGCATACTTACTTTAAAGCCGATGGCAAACCGGGCTCCCTGGAAAAAGGCCTGGCGCGCCTCTGCCGCTACGCGATAGACGCCGTAGAAGATGGCTTTGAAGTGATCATCCTGTCTGACCGTGCCATCGATTCCGAGCATGCCGCTATTCCTTCCCTGCTGGCTGCATCTGCGGTGCACCACCACCTGATCCGCAAGGGTTACCGCGGCCAGGTAGGCCTCATCGTGGAAGCCGGCGACGTATGGGAAGTGCATCACTTTGCCTGCCTGCTGGGTTTTGGTGTTACCGCCATCAACCCTTACCTGGCCATCAGCACCATCCGCGACATGAAGCTGTCTGGCAAGCTGGCCACGGACCTGGACGTAGACACCCTGAAGAAAAACTACATCAAAGCCGTATGCGACGGCCTGCTGAAAGTGTTCTCCAAAATGGGTATCTCCACCCTCCAGTCTTACCAGGGCGCCCAGATCTTCGAGATCCTCGGTATCAATCAATCTGTAGTAGATAAATACTTCAATGGCGCCGTATCCCGCATCCAGGGCATTGGCCTCGATGAAATTGCGCGCGAAACCCTCGCAAAACACTGGGTGGGTTATGGCCGCAAAGAGTCTCCTGTACAGCGTTTGCAGGTAGGCGGGGTATACCAGTGGAAGCGCAAGGGCGAGTTCCACCTGTTCAATCCTACCACTATTCACCTGCTGCAATACGCTACCAGCCAGGGCGACTACGCTACTTTCAAGAAATTCTCCCGCAGTGTGAACGACCAGGACGAACGTGCCTGCACCCTCCGTAGCCTGCTGGCGTTTAAACGTACCCGCCCTTCTGTTTCCATTGACGAAGTAGAACCGGCATCCGCTATCTTGAAACGCTTTGCTTCCGGCGCGATGAGCTTTGGCTCCATCTCCCACGAGGCACACTCCACGCTGGCTGTTGCGATGAACCGCATTGGCGCCAAGAGCAATACCGGTGAGGGTGGAGAAGACGAGATCCGCTACCAGGAACTGGAAAACGGGGACTCCATGCGCTCCGCTATCAAACAGGTGGCTTCTGCCCGCTTTGGTGTGACCAGCTACTACCTGACAAATGCGGACGAATTGCAGATCAAGATGGCGCAGGGCGCCAAGCCCGGTGAAGGGGGCCAGCTGCCCGGCCATAAGGTGGACGACTGGATTGCAAAAGTGAGACACTCCACCCCCGGTGTAGGCCTCATTTCACCGCCGCCCCACCACGATATTTACTCTATCGAAGACCTTGCACAGCTTATATACGACCTGAAGAATGCCAACCGTGCCGCCCGCATCAGCGTGAAGCTGGTGAGCAAGGCCGGCGTAGGCACCATTGCTGCCGGTGTGGCAAAAGCCCATGCTGATGTGATCCTGGTGTCTGGCTTTGATGGTGGTACCGGTGCATCTCCCATCAGCTCTATCAAGCATGCAGGCCTGCCCTGGGAACTGGGCCTGGCCGAAACCCACCAGACCCTGGTGCGCAACAAGCTCCGTGGCCGCGTGATCGTGCAGAGCGATGGCCAGCTGCGTACCGGCCGTGATATTGCCATTGCCACCCTGCTGGGTGCAGAGGAATGGGGTATTGCTACCGCCGCCCTGGTGGTGGAAGGCTGCATCATGATGCGTAAATGCCATGTGAATACCTGCCCTGTGGGCATTGCTACACAGGATCCTGAACTGCGCCGCCGCTTCAAGGGCGACCCCGACCACGTGGTGAACTACTTCAAGTTCATCGTGGAAGAGTTCCGCGAGATCATGGCAGAACTGGGCTTCCGTACCGTAAATGAAATGGTGGGCCAGGTAGAAAGCCTGCAGATGCGGGAAGGCATCAGCCACTGGAAGTTCAAACACCTGGACCTGTCGCCCGTACTGTACCGCGAGCCCTCCGCACCCGGCGTGGCGCTGTACAAACAGGAAGAGCAGGACCACGGCATCTCCGAAGTGCTGGACTGGCAGCTGCTGAAGCTGGCCAAGCCCGCCATTGAGAAAGGCACCCGTGTGTTCCAGAGCTTCCCCGTGCGCAACACAGACCGCACCATTGGTACCATTCTTTCTAACGAGATCTCTAAAAAATACAAGAGTGAAGGCCTGCCGGAAGACACCCTGCACTTCCGCTTCACAGGCTCCGCCGGTCAAAGCTTTGGGGCATTCAATACCAGGGGTGTGACCCTGGAACTGGAAGGCGAAGCCAATGACTATTTTGGTAAAGGCCTCTCCGGTGCTAAGCTGATCCTTTATCCGCCTGCGGAAGCAGCTTACAAAGCAGAAGAGAACATTATTGCCGGCAACGTAGCCCTGTATGGCGCCACCTCCGGTGAAGCTTACATCCGCGGTAAAGCCGGTGAACGTTTCTGCGTGCGCAACTCCGGTGCTACCGTAGTAGTGGAAGGTGTTGGCGACCACGGTTGTGAATACATGACCGGCGGCCGCACGGTGATCCTCGGTGAAACCGGCCGCAACTTCGGCGCCGGTATGAGCGGCGGTATTGCTTACGTATACGACCTGAAACAAACCTTTGCCGCCCGCTGCAATAAGGATATGATTGACCTGGACCCGCTGGATGAGCAGGACGTAACTGCCCTCCACGACCTGATCACTAAACACCACGCCTATACGAACAGTGCGGTGGCCAGGTTCATCCTGAAAGATTGGGATAACCAACTGCGCCACTTCGTGAAAGTATTCCCGAAAGAATACAAGGCCGTACTGAAAGCAGGCGAGAAAAAGTTAACGGTTAAAGGTTAA